Part of the Aquimarina sp. TRL1 genome, ACACTATGATATTAGAACTAGTGTTTCTTTTATCTGGGAATATGTTCCTTAGTCAAGAACTCCTATTTTTAATATTTTGCGTAAAAATGTACATTTGTTTTTTTAAGTAATTATATACGGTTTAATGTCAATATCTCTTCTAGAAACAGCCTATCAACTATTTGATGAGGCAAATGCAAAAGACCCTAATCAAGAAATTGTTGAAGGGAAAGAAATTCCTAAAGAATTAATTTATGGTCAGCGAATGACACAAACACTTTCTTCCTTCCAGCCGGATGCCTCAGAAGTGGTAAAGCTAGCCTGCCGGTGTCAGCATATATGCAGATGGGAAATCCCCAGAGACAGTTATCCAATGGATCGGGTGGGATACCTGAGATGGAGAGAAGAATTAAAAAAGTTCCATGCTACCAAAGCTGCTGGTATTTTAGA contains:
- a CDS encoding DUF4202 domain-containing protein: MSISLLETAYQLFDEANAKDPNQEIVEGKEIPKELIYGQRMTQTLSSFQPDASEVVKLACRCQHICRWEIPRDSYPMDRVGYLRWREELKKFHATKAAGILEKVGYTQDVIDRVSFLLQKKKLKKDPESQLLEDVICLVFLAFYYEPFIAKHEEKKVVSILQKTWNKMSEKGHEAALKLSFSEKGLHLIKIALS